The DNA region AAGACCAGCTACGTGTTCATTTCGCATAACCTCTCGGTGGTGGAGCATATCGCCGACGATGTGATGGTGATGTACTTCGGCGGCGTGGCGGAGCTCGGCGACAAGAAGCGGATTTTCTCGAAGCCGCGTCATCCGTACACGCGCGCGTTGATGTCGGCCACGCCGTCCATCTTCGAGGCGGATCGCGCGATCAAGATCAAGCTGCAAGGTGAAATGCCGTCGCCGCTGAATCCACCGTCGGGCTGCACGTTTCATCAACGCTGCCCGTACGTGATCGACCGCTGCCGCAGTGAAGAACCGAAGCTGCGTGAAGTGGATGGCCGCCAGGTGTCGTGTCACCGCGCCGAGGAGGTGGGGGACGTGGATGCCTGATGGGTTGGCGGCGCGTCGTCTTACGCGCCGCTTGCGTGATGGCGACCTTGGTGCCGCATTCGCGCGGCGCTGGAGGGCGCGTGCACTGACCGGTGCCGCGCTCCTCGGCGTTTGTTCCGTTTTTCATCCGGGCACGGCAGCCATCGGCGTCACGCATGCGGCCGGGGCGGCCGCCAATGCGCCCGCGCAGGCAGGGCGTCCAGCGCTGCCAGTGCCCAACCTGCCGGCGCCGCCACGCGCCAGCCTGCCGGGTTTCAATCCGCCGCCCGCCTCGCCGGGCACCACGGCGAGCGGCCCGGTACGAGCGCAGCCGGCGCGCATGCCGTTCTACGTCGCCACACGCGGCACGACCACTATCTACGTGCTGGGTACGCTGCATGTCGGCGATCCGGCCGACTACCCCGCCAATCAGCCCTTTCGCGCACCGATCCTCGGCGCACTGGCTGCCTCGCCGACACTGGCGCTCGAACTCTCACCCGACGAACTGCTTGTCTCGCAAGACGATGTGTCGAAGTACGGCGTCTGCCGGCGCGACTGTCTGCCGGGTCTGCTGCCCGAGCCTTTGTGGCACAAGCTGGCGCTCCGCCTGCGCGGCAACCCGGCAGCACTGGACGCCATCAAGAAAACGCGGCCCTGGCTCGCTTCGTTGCTGGTCGAAACCTACGATTCCCTGAGCGCGGGCCTGCAGACCGAGTACGGCTCGGAAGCGCAGTTGCAGAACGTGTATATCCGCACGCGCGGCAAGATCGTCGGTCTCGAGACCTTGCCGCAGCAGATGCGCGCGTTCACGGGGCTGTCGCTCGCGCAGCAGCGCGAGATGCTGGCGCAGGACCTCGTGCAGACGCCGGCGGAAAACGTCGAGGATGTGCGGACGCTACATCGTCTGTGGCGCGTGGGCGATGCGGATGCGATCGCCGCCTGGCAAGCCGCGAAATCCGAAAAGCTGGCGCGCGACAAACGTGTCTCCGATTCGATCGACAACAAGATCGTCTATGACCGCAACCGGCGCTTCGTTTCGCGGATGCTGTTGATCGCCGCGCCGAACAAACCAGTGTTCGTGGCGATCGGCGCGCTGCATCTGGGTGGCCGCAAAGGCGTGCTGGAGCTTTTACGGCAGCGCGGGTTCGTGGTGGAGGCGGGGTGAGGCGGCGCTGGATGTTGCTACGGCGCGGGGTCGATGGCGCTGCTGACCCGCGCGACGATTTCGTTAGCGGTGACCTTGTCGAGCGTTTCGATGTAGCGGGCCGAACCGCCGCTCACTCATGCGTCGATGTCGAAGGTGCGAAGCTGGTTGCGGACTGCGACGCCGCTCGTGTCGTGCCCTGAGACCGGAACCGCAAGACCGACGTTGCGGGTGAAACTTTCGCTGCTCGTGATGGGCACGGTCGTACACACGCGCAGCGCGTTGATCTCGCTCGGCGTGACGACGAAACGGTTTTCGTGACTCATCTGGCTGTGCGCAGGCACGCCAAAACCTGTCCAATGTCGCGATTTACTCACTGAGCGTCCTTCTTCAAAGCTTGTGTCACTTCTCCGACCACCGGCGCCCAATCCCCCAACACCGCTTGGCGGAACAACCTCATCCCCGGATACCACGGCGAGTCGCTGCGCGTTTCCAGCCAGCGCCAGTCGGAGTTGGCGGGCAGCAGTAACCACACGGGTTTGCCCAAGGCGCCGGCCAGATGCGCGACGGCGGTGTCCACCGCGATCACCAGATCGAGATTCATGATCAGCGCGGCCGTGTCTTCGAAGCTGTCCAACTCGGCGGTGAAATCATGGGCACGGAAAGCCGGCGGGGCGTCGGCCAATTGCGCATGCGCCGGGCCTTTTTGCAACGCGTACCAAGTGACATTCTCCAGCTCGCTGAGCGTGCTCAGTTCGGCCAGCGTCATCGACCGATAGCGGTCGTTGCCGAACGTGGGACTGCCGGCCCAAACGAGGCCCACCTTGCGCTTCGATCCGTTGGCCGCGCCGAGCCGTTTGCGCCATGCCTCGAGCTTCGTTTCCTCGGCGAACAGATAGGGCACGTCCGCAGGAAGACTTGCGAGATCCGTGCCGAGACAGGACGGCACGCTCATCATCGGCACCCAGAAATCGTACTCGCCGCCGGGCTTGCCGCTGACCGCGCGATGCACGCCCGCTATGCGCTCGACCAGAGGCAGCAGCGGCTCGCGGACGCAGAGGTCGACGGTCGCGCCGCGCTGGGCCAGCACGCTCGCAAAGCGCAGGAACTGGAAGTGGTCGCCGAAACCCTGTTCGCCGACCAGCAGCAGGCGACGCCCTGCGAGCGGCTCGCCACGCCATTCGGCCACGCCCGGCACCGCGATCGCGTCATAGTCGCTCTTGCGCCAGCGCAGCGCGAATTCGGCCCAGCCTTGCGTGTAGTCGCCGCGCTTGAGCAACAGCCATGCGAGATTCTGATGCGCGTCCGCGTAATGCGGATCGAGCGCGAGCGCCTGGCGATAGAAACCTTCCTCTTCGTCGAGGCGGCCTTGCGCACCGAGTGATCCGCCCAGACACACGAGGTGAGTCGGAATCGGTTTGAGCGCGACTGCGCGCCGGTAGTGCGCTTCAGCGCCCGCATAGTCGCCGAGCTTGCCGATCAGGCTGCCCAGATTGACGTGCGCTTGCGCATAATCCGCCCGCAGCGCCAGCGCTTGCTCGAAGCTGGCGATCGCCGCGCCGTGGTCGCCTTTCGCCTGGTACGCATTTCCCGCGCTGAAGTGCGCGTCCGCCGATGCCGGATCGAGCGACAGGACGTGCCGGTAGCACGCGAGCGCTTCGTCGAAACGGGCGAGCTTGGTTAGCGCCGTGCCTAGGTTCAGATGCGCGTCGAGCAGCGCGGGGTTCGATGCCAGCGCCAGCCGGTAATGTTCGACCGCTTCCAGGAAGGCGCCCTGCGCTTGCAGCGCGGCGCCGAAGTTGTTGTGCGCGTCGGCGAAATCAGGCTTGAGTTGCAGCGCCTGGTCGTAGCAGATCATTGCTTCGTCGAGATGACCGAGCGCGGCCGCTACGAGTCCGCGGTTGCTCCAGCAGGCGGCATCGTGGCGGTCGAGTTTGAGCGCGCGGCTCATCAGGCCGGCGGCGGTATCGTGATTGCCGCGCTGATAGTGCAGCACGCCGAAGTAGTGCAGTGCTCCGGTATGCGCGGCATCGAGCGTGAGCGCTTCGCGGTAAAACGATTCAGCGGTGTCGAGCTGGCCGGCCTGGTGCGCTTCGAGCGCGGCGTCGATCAATGCGGTGAGGTAAGCGGTTTGCGGCGGTGCGGCATGCGCGCGCTCAGGCTGGGAGTGATGTTCCATGGAAACCTGCAGGAGAGCGTCGGCGGCGCGCGCTGCGCGTACCGGCGCGTGTGGATGGGAGACCATCCAGCATCGTAGGGTCGCCCTCCATTTCCCGACGATCGGACGCTTCCTAATTCGGTCGCATCCATGTCGTGCAGTGTGTCCATTTCACCGACGTAT from Paraburkholderia aromaticivorans includes:
- a CDS encoding TraB/GumN family protein, which produces MPDGLAARRLTRRLRDGDLGAAFARRWRARALTGAALLGVCSVFHPGTAAIGVTHAAGAAANAPAQAGRPALPVPNLPAPPRASLPGFNPPPASPGTTASGPVRAQPARMPFYVATRGTTTIYVLGTLHVGDPADYPANQPFRAPILGALAASPTLALELSPDELLVSQDDVSKYGVCRRDCLPGLLPEPLWHKLALRLRGNPAALDAIKKTRPWLASLLVETYDSLSAGLQTEYGSEAQLQNVYIRTRGKIVGLETLPQQMRAFTGLSLAQQREMLAQDLVQTPAENVEDVRTLHRLWRVGDADAIAAWQAAKSEKLARDKRVSDSIDNKIVYDRNRRFVSRMLLIAAPNKPVFVAIGALHLGGRKGVLELLRQRGFVVEAG
- a CDS encoding type II toxin-antitoxin system PemK/MazF family toxin — its product is MSHENRFVVTPSEINALRVCTTVPITSSESFTRNVGLAVPVSGHDTSGVAVRNQLRTFDIDA
- a CDS encoding tetratricopeptide repeat protein, which codes for MEHHSQPERAHAAPPQTAYLTALIDAALEAHQAGQLDTAESFYREALTLDAAHTGALHYFGVLHYQRGNHDTAAGLMSRALKLDRHDAACWSNRGLVAAALGHLDEAMICYDQALQLKPDFADAHNNFGAALQAQGAFLEAVEHYRLALASNPALLDAHLNLGTALTKLARFDEALACYRHVLSLDPASADAHFSAGNAYQAKGDHGAAIASFEQALALRADYAQAHVNLGSLIGKLGDYAGAEAHYRRAVALKPIPTHLVCLGGSLGAQGRLDEEEGFYRQALALDPHYADAHQNLAWLLLKRGDYTQGWAEFALRWRKSDYDAIAVPGVAEWRGEPLAGRRLLLVGEQGFGDHFQFLRFASVLAQRGATVDLCVREPLLPLVERIAGVHRAVSGKPGGEYDFWVPMMSVPSCLGTDLASLPADVPYLFAEETKLEAWRKRLGAANGSKRKVGLVWAGSPTFGNDRYRSMTLAELSTLSELENVTWYALQKGPAHAQLADAPPAFRAHDFTAELDSFEDTAALIMNLDLVIAVDTAVAHLAGALGKPVWLLLPANSDWRWLETRSDSPWYPGMRLFRQAVLGDWAPVVGEVTQALKKDAQ